In a genomic window of Dyadobacter fermentans DSM 18053:
- the neuC gene encoding UDP-N-acetylglucosamine 2-epimerase produces the protein MRKICVVITARASYSRIKTVLQAIQAHPQLDLQIVVAGSALISKFGNILPQLEAENLPVSAIISNLLDTESSTASAKTTGLAIIELATFFANHRPDVVVTVADRFETIATAIAAINMNIPLAHIQGGEVTGNIDDRIRNSISQLADLHFTATRQARTRLMGMGLPAQKVYCTGCPSIDLVRQHRHIDFDPYKMYGGIGARPDLNKPYLVVLQHPVTTEIIHSKWQIVCTLRALATLGMPVVWFWPNADPGTDGTAQGIRAFREANPGLPFHYFKHMESDHFIQLLKNSACLVGNSSVGIRECSALGVPAVNIGSRQRGRERGSNVVDCIPDADAIVAAVKQQLAHGHYPPVAIYGDGDAGVRIADRLATVPFILKKHLLPS, from the coding sequence ATGCGTAAAATCTGCGTTGTCATCACCGCCCGGGCCAGTTATAGCCGCATCAAGACGGTATTGCAGGCGATCCAGGCGCATCCTCAGCTCGATTTGCAGATTGTCGTCGCAGGAAGTGCGCTCATAAGCAAGTTTGGAAATATCCTGCCTCAGCTTGAAGCCGAAAACCTGCCTGTTTCTGCCATTATCTCCAACCTGCTCGATACCGAAAGCAGCACGGCATCGGCAAAAACGACGGGGCTCGCGATCATTGAGCTGGCTACATTTTTTGCCAATCACCGGCCCGACGTGGTCGTGACGGTCGCCGACCGCTTCGAAACTATTGCCACAGCCATCGCGGCAATTAATATGAACATCCCCCTCGCGCACATTCAGGGCGGCGAAGTGACGGGCAATATCGACGACAGGATCAGAAACAGCATTTCGCAACTCGCGGACCTGCATTTTACGGCGACCCGGCAGGCCCGTACCAGGCTCATGGGCATGGGGCTGCCTGCTCAGAAGGTGTATTGTACCGGCTGCCCGTCGATAGACCTCGTTCGGCAGCACAGGCATATTGATTTCGATCCTTATAAGATGTACGGCGGTATCGGGGCGCGACCGGATTTGAATAAGCCTTATCTCGTGGTACTGCAACATCCCGTCACCACCGAAATCATCCATTCGAAATGGCAGATAGTATGCACGCTACGCGCATTGGCGACGCTCGGCATGCCTGTCGTCTGGTTTTGGCCCAATGCCGACCCGGGTACGGACGGAACTGCACAGGGTATCAGGGCATTCCGCGAGGCAAATCCGGGACTTCCGTTTCATTATTTCAAACACATGGAGTCGGACCACTTCATTCAGTTGCTGAAAAACAGCGCTTGCCTGGTGGGAAATTCGAGTGTCGGCATACGCGAATGCAGTGCGCTGGGTGTACCGGCGGTAAACATCGGAAGCAGGCAGCGGGGGCGCGAACGTGGCAGCAATGTCGTCGACTGCATCCCGGATGCGGATGCGATTGTGGCTGCCGTAAAGCAACAATTGGCGCACGGTCATTACCCTCCGGTTGCCATTTACGGTGACGGCGACGCAGGCGTCCGGATCGCCGACAGGCTTGCCACAGTCCCTTTTATTCTCAAAAAACACCTCCTGCCATCATGA
- a CDS encoding N-acetylneuraminate synthase family protein, with product MKHQIYIIGEVGQAHEGSLSLAHSYINALAQSGANAAKFQVHIAEAESSIYEDFRVKMPYLSGSRFDYWKAMEFSRDEWVGLKMHCEKVGLDFLASPFSLAAVELLTDIGVSAFKIGSGEVDNLLMLDKIAATGKPVILSSGLSSWAELDQAVAFLQSRKVIVSVLQCTTAYPTKPHQWGMNVLHEMGLRYKVPVGYSDHSGDVFACLAAAAIGARILEFHITFDKRMSNPDASSSLTLRQAATLIAGIRSIETALNFPVDKDANAVFSRLKSMFGKSLAVNRDLRKGERIQCSDLETKKPAGFGLAVTRYQEVLGKTLARDIAQWEFLTENHLDHA from the coding sequence ATGAAACATCAGATTTACATCATTGGCGAGGTTGGGCAGGCGCACGAGGGGAGCTTGTCGCTGGCGCATTCGTACATTAATGCACTCGCCCAGTCGGGTGCGAATGCGGCTAAGTTTCAGGTTCATATTGCCGAAGCGGAGAGCAGCATTTACGAAGATTTCCGCGTCAAAATGCCTTATTTGAGCGGCTCTCGCTTCGATTACTGGAAGGCCATGGAATTTTCCCGCGATGAATGGGTCGGACTGAAAATGCATTGCGAAAAAGTAGGGCTTGATTTTCTCGCCAGCCCGTTTTCCCTGGCTGCGGTGGAATTGCTCACTGATATCGGCGTTTCCGCATTTAAAATTGGGTCGGGGGAGGTGGATAACCTGCTGATGCTCGACAAGATCGCGGCTACCGGCAAACCGGTCATTTTATCGTCCGGCCTGAGTTCATGGGCGGAGCTGGACCAGGCGGTGGCATTCCTGCAATCGCGGAAAGTGATCGTTTCTGTTCTTCAATGCACCACGGCCTACCCTACCAAGCCGCATCAGTGGGGAATGAATGTATTGCACGAAATGGGCCTGCGCTACAAGGTTCCGGTGGGCTACTCGGATCATTCGGGCGACGTTTTTGCCTGCCTCGCCGCGGCCGCTATCGGCGCGCGCATTCTGGAATTCCATATCACATTTGATAAAAGAATGAGCAATCCCGACGCTTCCTCATCGCTGACCCTCCGGCAGGCCGCCACGCTGATTGCCGGTATCAGAAGCATTGAAACTGCGCTCAATTTTCCCGTTGATAAAGATGCGAATGCCGTTTTTTCCAGGCTGAAAAGCATGTTTGGCAAATCCCTCGCCGTTAATCGTGACCTGCGGAAAGGCGAACGGATACAATGCAGCGACCTGGAAACGAAAAAGCCCGCCGGTTTCGGGCTGGCCGTCACGCGCTACCAGGAAGTGCTGGGCAAAACGCTCGCACGGGATATTGCGCAATGGGAATTTCTTACCGAAAACCATCTGGACCATGCGTAA
- a CDS encoding GumC family protein has product MLTTKGPTNDYPPFQDWANHPLWKAIQFRWYWLVVSPIVSLLLGTAFLRYKTPRYQVTASLMVRDDSRGSDLHETALLEELGLPDAAGSVENEIEILKSRTLLGQVVDDLHLTIQYFASGLLKTTELYEKAPYRVRFIQKQPPRPETYHIVRQAGDFYIIEISGSRFRGRFSSPLALPQGVAVIVDTTRFKPSALYQYSFRTLAKETVVDHYARTLSIQAPNKIASMVNLSIQDVLARKGEAILKQLIVRYQKASIDEKNKVADNTIAFINHNLERVSAELASVETNIEGLRKQHKLIDIAEDTRQALQKLAANTSEEREWATHLKIVQLLEDHLRKSPSTAIPSLLYPQESNFSALASTFNEMQLNRVKALTTLAPNHPAVTTLDSQIAAARGNLFDAIHQQKQELALRLASVHAYGKGFHAEIIQIPTHQRALLTHSREQGIQQELYLFLLKKRMETAISRSANIANARVIDPPKAGIAPTFPNPALTILVALFAGILAPISTLYVARILNNKVTSKEDILLHCNAVIIGEISQQKPNSRFTVADSRSLVSEQFRSLRTNIRFISGARPHTVILLTSAMGGEGKSFVAAHLAHSLALASKSVLLVDLDLRKPSLAQLLKLKNEGITESIASSSKPEIQAAGREHSFDFIAAGAPCPGAGEIVLSSHLTGLISSLRCRYDYILLDSPPIGLVADAGVLGSHADMTLYIVRQHFTFLHQLADMKRLHEQSLLPDLHVILNGTRDLHRYQYNYY; this is encoded by the coding sequence ATGCTGACAACAAAAGGCCCCACCAACGACTACCCGCCATTCCAGGACTGGGCGAACCATCCATTATGGAAAGCCATTCAATTCCGCTGGTACTGGCTGGTCGTCTCGCCCATTGTGTCCCTCTTGCTGGGGACGGCTTTCCTGCGTTACAAAACGCCGCGCTACCAAGTCACTGCTTCCCTCATGGTCCGCGACGATTCCCGGGGAAGCGATTTGCACGAAACGGCCCTCCTCGAAGAGCTCGGGCTGCCCGATGCCGCGGGGAGTGTGGAAAATGAAATTGAAATACTCAAAAGCCGCACATTGCTCGGTCAGGTGGTCGACGATCTGCATCTCACGATCCAATACTTCGCCTCCGGTCTCCTCAAAACCACCGAGCTTTACGAAAAGGCCCCCTATCGCGTAAGGTTTATTCAAAAGCAGCCTCCACGTCCTGAAACATATCATATTGTAAGGCAAGCGGGTGATTTTTACATAATAGAAATTTCCGGCAGCCGCTTTAGAGGGAGGTTTAGCAGCCCATTGGCGCTGCCCCAAGGCGTAGCTGTGATTGTGGACACTACCCGTTTCAAACCTTCTGCTCTTTACCAGTATTCTTTCAGGACACTTGCAAAAGAGACGGTCGTCGATCACTACGCCCGCACGCTCTCCATTCAGGCGCCGAACAAAATCGCCAGCATGGTTAACCTTTCCATTCAGGACGTGCTAGCCCGAAAAGGCGAAGCCATATTGAAGCAACTGATTGTACGGTATCAAAAGGCAAGTATCGACGAGAAAAACAAGGTAGCGGACAATACTATTGCTTTTATTAATCACAATCTGGAAAGGGTTTCGGCCGAACTGGCCAGCGTTGAAACGAACATCGAAGGCCTGCGTAAGCAGCATAAGCTGATCGACATCGCAGAAGACACCCGGCAGGCCCTCCAAAAGCTTGCTGCCAACACGTCGGAAGAAAGGGAATGGGCTACCCATTTGAAAATCGTTCAGTTGCTGGAAGATCATTTACGCAAGAGCCCATCGACGGCCATCCCTTCCCTCCTCTATCCGCAGGAAAGCAATTTCTCCGCTCTCGCATCCACCTTCAATGAAATGCAGCTGAACCGCGTGAAAGCGCTCACCACCCTCGCGCCCAACCATCCTGCCGTTACCACGCTCGACAGCCAGATTGCAGCCGCCAGGGGCAATCTTTTCGACGCGATCCACCAGCAAAAGCAGGAACTGGCGCTCCGCCTCGCCTCCGTTCACGCCTATGGCAAAGGCTTCCATGCCGAAATCATTCAAATTCCGACGCATCAGCGGGCGCTTTTAACCCACTCGCGAGAGCAGGGCATTCAGCAGGAGTTATACCTGTTTTTACTCAAAAAAAGAATGGAAACGGCTATTTCCCGTTCTGCAAACATCGCCAACGCCCGGGTAATCGACCCGCCCAAAGCAGGCATCGCGCCCACATTTCCCAACCCGGCGCTGACCATTCTCGTGGCTTTGTTCGCCGGCATTCTTGCACCCATATCGACGCTTTACGTTGCCCGCATACTGAACAACAAAGTCACGTCCAAAGAGGACATCCTGCTGCATTGCAATGCGGTGATCATCGGCGAAATCAGTCAGCAGAAACCAAATTCCCGTTTCACAGTTGCCGATAGCCGGAGCCTGGTCAGCGAGCAATTCCGCTCGTTGCGGACAAACATCCGGTTCATTTCCGGCGCGCGGCCCCACACCGTGATCCTGCTTACATCCGCAATGGGTGGAGAAGGCAAGTCGTTCGTCGCCGCGCACCTGGCGCATTCGCTCGCGCTCGCGAGCAAAAGTGTGTTGCTGGTTGACCTCGATCTTCGGAAACCATCGCTCGCCCAACTTCTGAAATTGAAAAACGAGGGCATTACCGAGTCGATTGCTTCGAGTTCCAAACCTGAAATTCAAGCCGCCGGTAGGGAGCATTCCTTCGATTTCATTGCCGCAGGCGCGCCTTGCCCCGGCGCCGGTGAAATCGTGCTTTCTTCCCATTTGACCGGGTTGATTTCGTCGCTCAGATGTCGATACGACTATATTCTGCTGGACAGCCCGCCCATAGGCCTGGTGGCCGACGCCGGTGTGTTGGGTTCCCACGCCGATATGACGCTGTACATCGTGCGGCAGCACTTCACATTTCTGCACCAGCTAGCCGACATGAAAAGGCTGCACGAGCAGTCACTTTTGCCGGATCTGCACGTGATCCTGAACGGTACGCGCGACCTGCACCGCTATCAGTACAATTACTATTAA
- a CDS encoding acylneuraminate cytidylyltransferase family protein codes for MNTRVSKILGLIPARKGSKGVPGKNMKLLGGVPLIRYTIDAALESELLTTLLVSTDCPEIAAFANRFQPECAPFMRPEYLATDHSPMIGVVAHALDYAEAIHGEFEYVVLLQPTCPFRPPGIIDATIRHITMHNFDSLISVWKIPDAFNPLWAYWLNGDSLEKALPQGPTVTRRQDLPDSYHRDGEIYIAKTSLVRAGCLTGGKIAAWPNENAFGINIDTPADWLAAENLFAKWKEQTKNAFSC; via the coding sequence ATGAATACACGTGTTTCAAAAATCCTTGGGCTCATTCCGGCGCGAAAAGGCTCGAAAGGCGTTCCCGGCAAAAACATGAAACTGCTTGGCGGCGTACCGCTTATCCGTTACACGATCGATGCGGCACTGGAATCAGAGCTGCTGACAACCCTTTTGGTGTCCACAGACTGTCCGGAAATAGCAGCCTTCGCCAACCGGTTCCAGCCCGAATGTGCTCCATTTATGCGGCCTGAATACCTTGCGACAGACCATTCGCCGATGATCGGCGTTGTGGCGCATGCTTTGGATTATGCCGAGGCCATTCACGGGGAGTTTGAATATGTAGTGTTACTCCAACCGACCTGCCCATTCCGGCCGCCGGGCATTATTGACGCCACAATCCGGCATATTACCATGCACAATTTCGATAGCCTGATCTCGGTATGGAAAATCCCCGACGCATTCAATCCGCTCTGGGCTTATTGGCTGAATGGCGATTCTCTGGAAAAAGCATTACCGCAAGGTCCAACCGTTACCCGCCGGCAAGACTTGCCGGACAGCTATCACCGGGACGGGGAGATTTACATTGCGAAGACATCGCTTGTTCGCGCGGGGTGCCTGACAGGCGGAAAAATAGCTGCATGGCCCAATGAGAATGCTTTTGGAATCAATATCGACACACCTGCCGACTGGCTGGCAGCCGAAAACCTCTTCGCAAAATGGAAAGAGCAAACAAAAAACGCATTCTCTTGCTGA
- the glf gene encoding UDP-galactopyranose mutase: MKQYDYLVVGAGLWGSVFAHEATKRGKKCLVIDRRDHIGGNVYCENVEGINVHKYGAHIFHTNDKDIWDYVNSFVEFNRYTNSPVANFNGELYNLPFNMNTFYQLWKVRTPEEAKEKIRQQVEEAGIKDPQNLEEQAISLVGTDIYEKLIKAYTEKQWGRKATELPAFIIKRLPVRFTFDNNYFNDRYQGIPIGGYNKLTEGLLNGVDVRLGVDFFKERESLTELAETIVYTGPIDEYFDFRFGQLEYRSLRFDNQLLDQENYQGNAVVNYTDGETPFTRIIEHKHFEFGTQPKTVITHEYPQEWVKGAEPYYPVNDDKNTAVFNQYKALAAEEPNVIFGGRLAEYRYYDMHQVVASALKKVKVHFDS, encoded by the coding sequence ATGAAACAATATGATTATCTGGTAGTAGGTGCAGGTTTGTGGGGATCGGTATTTGCCCATGAGGCAACCAAACGCGGCAAGAAATGCCTGGTCATCGACCGCCGTGACCATATCGGCGGCAACGTGTATTGCGAGAATGTGGAAGGTATTAATGTGCATAAATACGGTGCACACATATTCCACACCAACGACAAGGATATCTGGGACTATGTCAATTCCTTCGTGGAGTTTAACCGGTACACCAACTCTCCGGTTGCAAATTTTAACGGCGAGCTGTATAACCTGCCCTTTAATATGAACACTTTCTACCAGCTATGGAAAGTGCGCACACCCGAAGAAGCGAAGGAAAAAATCCGCCAGCAGGTGGAAGAAGCCGGCATTAAAGACCCGCAAAACCTGGAAGAACAGGCGATTTCGCTCGTAGGAACCGACATTTACGAGAAGCTGATCAAAGCTTATACCGAAAAGCAATGGGGAAGAAAAGCTACCGAACTGCCGGCATTCATTATCAAACGGCTCCCTGTTCGCTTCACGTTCGATAATAACTATTTCAACGATCGCTACCAGGGAATCCCCATCGGCGGTTACAACAAGCTTACCGAAGGATTGCTGAATGGCGTGGACGTGCGCCTGGGCGTCGATTTCTTCAAAGAAAGAGAATCACTCACCGAGCTTGCTGAAACGATCGTCTACACCGGCCCGATCGACGAGTATTTCGATTTCCGCTTCGGCCAGCTCGAATACCGCAGCCTGCGATTCGATAACCAGCTGCTGGATCAGGAAAATTACCAGGGCAATGCGGTGGTAAACTATACGGACGGTGAAACGCCCTTTACCCGCATTATCGAACACAAGCACTTCGAGTTTGGTACACAGCCCAAAACGGTAATCACGCACGAATACCCGCAGGAATGGGTAAAAGGAGCCGAGCCGTACTACCCGGTGAACGACGACAAGAATACCGCTGTGTTCAACCAGTACAAAGCCCTCGCGGCGGAAGAACCCAACGTGATCTTCGGTGGCAGGCTCGCTGAATACCGGTATTATGATATGCACCAGGTGGTAGCGTCCGCCCTCAAAAAAGTGAAGGTACACTTCGATTCATAA